Proteins encoded in a region of the Mycolicibacterium chitae genome:
- a CDS encoding SDR family NAD(P)-dependent oxidoreductase → MTGTDRIALVTGAARGQGAAIVARLRRDGFAVAACDVAEAELEATVAALDDPGVIAVPLDVTSEEQWRTAVEQVAARLGLLTTLVNNAGVLHRAALGDETREGFERAWRVNTLGPFLGIQACLPALREAHGAAIVNTCSTGAVRAFPNHAAYGSSKWALRGLTQIVAAELAGTGIRVNAVLPGPVETPMLDDRTQAKLAATSVSGRLGQPREIADAVAFLVSEHASFITGSELVVDGGQTLQMG, encoded by the coding sequence ATGACCGGTACCGACCGGATCGCCCTGGTCACCGGCGCCGCGCGCGGACAGGGCGCGGCGATCGTGGCCCGACTGCGCCGCGACGGCTTCGCCGTGGCGGCCTGCGACGTGGCCGAGGCCGAACTCGAGGCCACGGTCGCGGCGCTGGACGACCCGGGCGTCATCGCGGTGCCGCTGGATGTCACCTCCGAGGAGCAGTGGCGCACCGCGGTCGAGCAGGTCGCCGCCCGGTTGGGCCTGCTGACCACCCTGGTGAACAACGCCGGGGTCTTGCACCGCGCCGCCCTCGGCGACGAGACCCGCGAGGGCTTCGAACGGGCCTGGCGCGTCAACACGCTGGGGCCGTTCCTCGGCATCCAGGCCTGCCTGCCGGCGCTGCGCGAGGCCCACGGCGCCGCGATCGTCAACACCTGCAGCACCGGCGCCGTGCGGGCGTTCCCCAACCACGCCGCCTACGGCTCCTCCAAATGGGCGCTGCGGGGGCTGACGCAGATCGTCGCGGCCGAACTCGCCGGCACCGGCATCCGGGTCAACGCAGTGCTGCCCGGCCCGGTGGAGACCCCGATGCTCGACGACCGCACCCAGGCGAAGCTGGCGGCCACCTCCGTCAGCGGGCGGCTGGGCCAACCGCGCGAGATCGCCGACGCCGTGGCCTTCCTGGTGTCCGAACACGCCTCCTTCATCACCGGTTCGGAACTCGTGGTGGACGGCGGTCAAACGCTGCAGATGGGATGA
- a CDS encoding HpcH/HpaI aldolase family protein — protein sequence MSAAGRLREALADHRPVWGGWVIGSTLFGPEEFVTAGYDYVGFDTQHGFLSDTDVALLLRRLEHLPIATAVRLPSADPGPIGRVLDAGADAVIIPMVETPEQAARAVAATKYAPAGVRSFGPLRPSLGTDTAALESRANVYAMIETAAALPNVAEICAVPGLAGIYVGPADLAVSMGHPVSAMWSTAEVTDAIKSIQQTAAAAGLVAGIHAGDGRIGKMVAEWGFQFITLASESQALRRGAADHLRDAGGGPEAAPQKGYA from the coding sequence ATGAGCGCCGCCGGTCGGCTGCGGGAAGCGCTGGCCGACCACCGCCCGGTCTGGGGCGGCTGGGTGATCGGCTCGACCCTGTTCGGACCCGAGGAATTCGTCACGGCCGGTTACGATTACGTCGGCTTCGACACCCAGCACGGGTTCCTGAGCGACACCGATGTGGCCCTGCTGCTGCGCCGCCTCGAACATCTCCCGATCGCCACCGCGGTCCGATTGCCGTCGGCCGATCCGGGTCCGATCGGCCGCGTCCTCGACGCCGGTGCGGACGCGGTGATCATCCCCATGGTGGAGACCCCCGAACAGGCCGCCCGCGCCGTGGCGGCCACCAAGTACGCGCCGGCCGGGGTCCGCAGCTTCGGACCGCTGCGGCCTTCCCTGGGTACGGACACCGCGGCCCTGGAGTCCCGGGCCAACGTCTACGCCATGATCGAAACCGCCGCGGCGTTGCCGAACGTCGCCGAGATCTGCGCCGTACCCGGTCTGGCCGGCATCTACGTCGGACCCGCCGACCTGGCCGTCTCGATGGGGCACCCGGTCTCGGCGATGTGGAGCACCGCCGAGGTCACCGACGCCATCAAGAGTATTCAGCAGACCGCGGCCGCCGCGGGCCTGGTCGCCGGCATTCACGCGGGCGACGGGCGGATCGGAAAAATGGTGGCCGAGTGGGGGTTTCAGTTCATCACGCTGGCCTCGGAATCCCAGGCGCTGCGCCGCGGCGCCGCCGATCACCTGCGCGACGCCGGCGGCGGGCCGGAAGCGGCGCCGCAGAAGGGGTACGCCTGA
- a CDS encoding zinc-binding dehydrogenase: protein MWSYRLVAPYTFERCELPEPDPESLADQQVLLRFLAAGICGSDLPGFRGTQGRLPGDTGTCAAEMNGFPAHEIVGEVLASRHPAHRPGERVVGWASGFDGLTGQVIADGNGLASYDPALSPAYAVGLQPLACVLYALEQLPEIAGRRVAILGQGSIGLLFSYVAKALGAAEVIGVDPVDRAGLAAPFGVDTTVRATSDRWVTHLDAADRPEIVIEAVGHQVATLNDAIAAAAFGGTVFYFGVPDDDSYPISMRTMLRNNLTLRSGVTLDRARVLRDADEFARRHPDLLPNYITHTFAPDDVQSAFELACRPVPERVKIAIAEAQR from the coding sequence GTGTGGTCCTACCGCCTGGTGGCGCCCTACACCTTCGAACGCTGCGAACTTCCCGAACCCGACCCGGAATCGCTTGCCGACCAACAGGTCCTGCTGCGTTTCCTGGCCGCCGGCATCTGCGGCAGCGACCTGCCCGGCTTCCGCGGCACCCAGGGGCGGCTGCCCGGCGACACCGGTACCTGCGCCGCGGAGATGAACGGCTTCCCGGCCCACGAGATCGTCGGCGAGGTACTGGCCAGCCGGCACCCCGCGCATCGACCGGGCGAGCGGGTGGTCGGCTGGGCGTCGGGATTCGACGGGCTGACCGGACAGGTGATCGCCGACGGCAACGGGTTGGCGTCCTACGATCCGGCGCTGAGTCCGGCGTACGCGGTGGGCCTACAGCCGCTGGCCTGCGTCCTCTACGCGCTGGAACAGCTGCCCGAGATCGCCGGGCGCCGGGTGGCGATCCTCGGTCAGGGCTCCATCGGCCTGCTGTTCTCCTATGTCGCAAAGGCCTTGGGGGCCGCCGAGGTGATCGGCGTGGACCCGGTGGACCGCGCGGGGTTGGCGGCGCCCTTCGGTGTCGACACGACGGTGCGCGCGACCAGCGACCGCTGGGTCACGCACCTCGATGCGGCCGACCGACCCGAGATCGTCATCGAGGCCGTGGGGCATCAGGTCGCCACGCTCAACGACGCCATAGCGGCTGCGGCCTTCGGCGGCACCGTGTTCTACTTCGGTGTGCCTGACGACGACAGTTACCCCATCTCGATGCGCACCATGCTGCGCAACAACCTGACGCTGCGCTCCGGGGTCACCCTGGACCGCGCCCGCGTGCTCCGTGACGCCGACGAGTTCGCCCGTCGGCACCCCGATCTGCTACCCAACTACATCACCCACACCTTCGCCCCGGACGACGTGCAGTCGGCGTTCGAGCTGGCGTGTCGGCCGGTGCCCGAGCGGGTCAAGATCGCCATCGCGGAGGCGCAGCGATGA
- a CDS encoding cytochrome P450 — translation MNQPTAQVLSYDPFDPDVMANPLPYYRVLRDEHPVYYIPKWDTYALSRFEDIWEVLGLTDGTFVASEGTLPAATVLEHHNDGPVPDPPLHPMPFHANFDSPIYENVRRCTSAQFRPRSAAKLAERIRALANERLDELLPRGRFDLTQDYGGIVAASMVCEFVGLPVDLAGDVLATVNAGSLAQPGQGVEVGNSRPGYLSYLTPIIERRRAAGADGSVPIADSLINFTLPDGTTFTDVEAATQMLGVFIGGTETVPKITATGLWHLSAHPEQLAAVRADLEANVPVAREEIIRYSAPAQWFARTVRRPYTIHGTTLQPGQRIITLLASAARDEREYPDPDTFRWNRPIERLLSFGHGQHFCLGVHVARLEITIMLQEFLKRVPDFRIDADAASRPPSSFQWGWNSIPVEV, via the coding sequence ATGAATCAGCCCACCGCACAGGTTCTTTCCTACGATCCGTTCGATCCGGACGTGATGGCCAACCCGCTGCCCTACTACCGGGTGCTGCGCGACGAGCATCCGGTGTACTACATCCCGAAGTGGGATACCTACGCGCTGTCCCGGTTCGAGGACATCTGGGAGGTCCTCGGCCTCACCGACGGCACCTTCGTGGCCTCGGAGGGAACGCTGCCGGCGGCCACCGTGCTCGAACACCACAACGACGGGCCGGTTCCGGATCCGCCGTTGCACCCCATGCCGTTTCACGCGAACTTCGATTCGCCGATCTACGAGAACGTGCGCCGCTGCACCTCGGCGCAGTTCCGGCCGCGGTCGGCGGCCAAGCTGGCCGAGCGGATCCGCGCCCTGGCCAACGAGCGCCTCGACGAACTGCTGCCCCGCGGCCGCTTCGACCTGACCCAGGACTACGGCGGCATTGTCGCGGCCTCGATGGTGTGCGAATTCGTCGGCCTGCCGGTGGATCTGGCCGGCGATGTGCTCGCGACGGTGAACGCCGGCAGCCTGGCGCAACCCGGGCAGGGCGTCGAGGTGGGTAACTCCCGGCCCGGCTACCTGTCGTATCTGACCCCCATCATCGAACGGCGCCGCGCGGCCGGCGCCGACGGCAGCGTCCCCATCGCGGACAGCCTGATCAACTTCACGCTGCCGGACGGGACGACGTTCACCGACGTCGAGGCGGCCACCCAGATGCTCGGGGTGTTCATCGGCGGCACCGAGACGGTGCCGAAGATCACCGCGACCGGACTGTGGCACCTCAGCGCCCACCCGGAGCAACTCGCCGCGGTGCGGGCCGACCTCGAGGCCAACGTGCCCGTGGCGCGCGAGGAGATCATCCGCTACAGCGCCCCGGCGCAGTGGTTCGCGCGAACCGTGCGGCGGCCGTACACCATTCACGGCACCACGCTGCAACCCGGCCAGCGGATCATCACCCTGCTGGCCTCGGCGGCGCGGGACGAGCGCGAGTACCCCGATCCGGACACGTTCCGCTGGAACCGGCCCATCGAACGACTGCTGTCCTTCGGCCACGGCCAGCACTTCTGCCTGGGCGTGCACGTCGCCCGCTTGGAGATCACCATCATGCTGCAGGAGTTCCTCAAGCGGGTGCCGGACTTCCGGATCGACGCCGACGCCGCCTCACGACCGCCGTCGAGTTTCCAGTGGGGCTGGAACTCCATCCCGGTGGAGGTCTAG
- a CDS encoding NIPSNAP family protein: MKKYYGHTLLYLHETIDLGSGRSDEFTAAFTEIYQPMMEQLGARLFTLWETTPYNGHWPQVTIIWEIDAFADYARIGREQARGGSHAEPAARWQQYLAGIGARGEGRIMYAGKYNKTLAQLQEANFGAGLVIQEIMQTKPGRQDDYIRELERLYVPWSESTGKRWLGSFITTFRFNEVIHYWALDGDWDCFENHYPSWKDQPPAEIVTWMSVAPALRDGWEDSILAALPPSPLQ, translated from the coding sequence ATGAAGAAGTATTACGGCCACACGCTGCTGTACCTCCACGAGACCATCGATTTGGGCTCGGGGCGCAGCGACGAGTTCACCGCGGCGTTCACCGAGATCTACCAACCGATGATGGAGCAGCTCGGCGCCCGGCTGTTCACCCTCTGGGAAACCACCCCGTACAACGGGCACTGGCCGCAGGTCACGATCATCTGGGAGATCGACGCGTTCGCCGACTACGCCCGGATCGGCCGGGAGCAGGCCCGCGGCGGCAGCCACGCCGAGCCCGCCGCGCGGTGGCAGCAGTACCTCGCCGGGATCGGGGCCCGCGGGGAGGGCCGGATCATGTACGCCGGGAAGTACAACAAGACGCTGGCCCAGCTGCAGGAGGCCAACTTCGGTGCGGGCCTGGTGATCCAGGAGATCATGCAGACCAAGCCCGGCCGGCAGGACGACTACATCCGGGAACTGGAACGGCTCTACGTGCCGTGGTCGGAGTCCACCGGTAAACGGTGGCTGGGCTCGTTCATCACCACCTTCCGGTTCAACGAGGTCATCCACTACTGGGCGCTCGACGGCGACTGGGACTGCTTCGAGAACCACTACCCGTCGTGGAAGGATCAGCCGCCCGCCGAGATCGTCACCTGGATGAGCGTGGCGCCGGCACTGCGCGACGGCTGGGAGGATTCCATTCTGGCCGCCCTGCCCCCCTCGCCATTGCAGTGA
- a CDS encoding SMP-30/gluconolactonase/LRE family protein, which yields MELTLTKLADGFCFGEGPRWFEGLLWFSDMLGSAVHTVTLGGAMTTLPMAGHDPSGLGFCPDGCLLVVSSEKRQVLHYDGEDVTGFADLSELARANLGDMVVDAHGRAYIGSQARGDGVIILLDRDGSARVVAEDLDFPNGMVITDDGATLIVAESVGRRLTAYSIDDAGGLSERRVFADGLDAPPDGIALDAEGGVWAAMTLGHRFDRIEQGGAVTDRIEVGDRIAIACALGGPERRTLFLLSSTDAYPERLRGTKNSRLDAVTVDVPGAGWP from the coding sequence ATGGAGTTGACGCTGACGAAGTTGGCCGACGGTTTCTGCTTCGGCGAGGGTCCCCGCTGGTTCGAGGGGCTGCTCTGGTTCTCCGACATGCTGGGCTCGGCGGTGCACACCGTGACCCTGGGCGGGGCGATGACAACACTGCCCATGGCCGGCCACGACCCGTCGGGCCTGGGGTTCTGCCCGGACGGCTGCCTGCTGGTGGTCTCCAGCGAGAAACGGCAGGTCCTGCACTACGACGGCGAGGACGTCACCGGGTTCGCGGACCTCTCCGAATTGGCCAGGGCGAACCTCGGCGACATGGTCGTCGACGCCCACGGCCGCGCGTACATCGGGTCGCAGGCACGCGGCGACGGGGTGATCATCCTCCTCGACCGCGACGGCAGCGCCCGGGTGGTGGCCGAGGACCTCGACTTCCCCAACGGCATGGTCATCACCGACGACGGCGCGACCCTGATCGTCGCCGAGTCGGTGGGCCGGCGGTTGACCGCCTATAGCATCGACGACGCCGGCGGTCTCTCCGAGCGCCGCGTGTTCGCCGACGGTCTGGACGCGCCGCCGGACGGGATCGCGCTCGACGCCGAGGGCGGGGTCTGGGCGGCCATGACGCTGGGCCACCGCTTCGACCGGATCGAACAGGGCGGCGCGGTCACCGACCGGATCGAAGTGGGAGACCGCATCGCGATCGCCTGCGCGCTGGGCGGTCCGGAGCGACGGACGCTGTTCCTGCTGTCCAGCACCGACGCCTACCCCGAGCGGCTGCGCGGCACCAAGAACTCGCGGCTGGACGCCGTCACCGTCGACGTGCCCGGGGCGGGGTGGCCGTGA
- a CDS encoding thioesterase family protein, which yields MSDCYYELVDADGTHGERFAATDLVRSTWSASIQHGAPVSALLARALERCERRDDTRLTRVVVDLLGGVPAEGDIWVRSKVERAGKQIELVSAEMLGPGKDGTPRPVATATGWRMQTLDTDALRHAPAGPLPPLSAAKARDMRKDWDRNYVHSLDWRWLTSPLDDGPGESWIRPLVDLVKDEQLTPLQRLFTVADDANGLGNKLDIRKWTFMNTDLAVHIHRIPEGEWTGIRAETSYGPDGIGATLGTLFDEQGPVGAIQQSVLVRPRPTR from the coding sequence ATGTCGGACTGCTACTACGAACTTGTCGACGCCGACGGGACCCACGGGGAGCGGTTCGCGGCCACCGATCTGGTGCGCAGCACCTGGTCGGCCAGCATCCAGCACGGGGCGCCGGTGTCCGCGTTGTTGGCCCGCGCGCTGGAGCGCTGCGAACGGCGCGACGACACCCGGCTGACCCGCGTCGTGGTCGATCTGCTGGGCGGCGTCCCGGCCGAGGGCGACATCTGGGTGCGGTCGAAGGTGGAGCGGGCCGGCAAGCAGATCGAATTGGTCAGCGCCGAGATGCTGGGGCCCGGCAAGGACGGCACCCCGCGTCCGGTGGCGACCGCGACGGGCTGGCGCATGCAGACCCTCGACACCGATGCGCTGCGGCACGCGCCGGCCGGCCCGCTGCCGCCGCTGTCGGCGGCCAAAGCCCGTGACATGCGCAAGGATTGGGACCGCAACTACGTGCACAGCCTGGACTGGCGCTGGCTCACCAGCCCGCTGGACGACGGCCCCGGCGAGTCCTGGATCCGGCCGCTAGTGGACCTGGTGAAGGACGAGCAGCTGACGCCGCTGCAGCGGTTGTTCACCGTCGCCGATGACGCCAACGGGTTGGGCAACAAGCTGGACATCCGCAAGTGGACGTTCATGAACACCGATCTGGCCGTGCACATTCACCGGATCCCCGAGGGTGAGTGGACCGGCATCCGCGCCGAGACCAGTTACGGCCCGGACGGAATCGGGGCGACGCTGGGCACGCTGTTCGACGAGCAGGGACCGGTGGGGGCCATTCAGCAGTCGGTGTTGGTGCGCCCGCGGCCCACCAGGTAA
- a CDS encoding ferredoxin, with product MRIAVDLNKCVGHGICETIAEDVFEVQDEGYVVITEPERPESDRERMAKAVAECPAGALYFP from the coding sequence ATGCGCATCGCCGTCGACCTGAACAAGTGTGTGGGCCACGGGATCTGCGAGACCATCGCCGAGGACGTCTTCGAGGTCCAGGACGAGGGTTACGTGGTGATCACCGAGCCCGAGCGTCCCGAGAGCGATCGAGAGCGGATGGCAAAGGCCGTTGCCGAATGCCCCGCCGGAGCGCTCTATTTCCCCTGA
- a CDS encoding cytochrome P450 gives MTVADAPKAREYSSHDITSHDFWSQPFDVRDQTFARLRQGDGLSWHPPLPTLFDLEEPGFWALTRREDIVFASQHPELFTSARGVALDPMPAEMQQVAAFFLVMDPPQHTTYRRLISSAFTPRNLRRIDEQIHANAVKIVDDLVGVGDVDFVEACSARLPMTTISDMLGVPKADQPALAAAAEKLFSMSDDEYSTLEERAMDTINEIMLISNTGVELAKFRRANPGDDLMTSIVNAEVDGHRLTDEEIGAFLILLASAGNDTTKQTTTHAMMALAANPEQKQWLLEDYDARIGLATEEFVRWATPVLQFARFATEDVEVGGQLISAGDKVGLFYCSANRDEAVFDNPGKFDLSRSPNPQVGFGGGGPHFCLGNQLAKTELRHLFRELLTRLKRVEFGEPDLLYSSFVHGVKRLPAHIQ, from the coding sequence GTGACGGTCGCCGACGCGCCGAAGGCCCGCGAGTACAGCTCGCACGACATCACCTCGCACGACTTCTGGAGCCAACCGTTCGACGTGCGCGACCAGACGTTCGCCCGCCTCCGCCAGGGCGACGGGCTGAGCTGGCATCCGCCGCTGCCCACCCTGTTCGACCTGGAAGAGCCCGGATTCTGGGCGCTGACCCGGCGCGAGGACATCGTCTTCGCCAGTCAGCATCCGGAGCTGTTCACCTCGGCGCGGGGCGTGGCCCTGGACCCGATGCCCGCCGAGATGCAGCAGGTGGCGGCCTTCTTCCTGGTGATGGACCCGCCGCAGCACACCACCTACCGGCGGCTGATCAGTTCGGCGTTCACCCCGCGCAACCTGCGCCGCATCGACGAGCAGATCCACGCCAACGCGGTCAAGATCGTCGACGACCTGGTCGGGGTCGGCGACGTCGACTTCGTCGAGGCGTGTTCGGCGCGGCTGCCGATGACCACCATCTCCGACATGCTCGGGGTGCCCAAGGCCGATCAGCCCGCGCTGGCCGCGGCCGCCGAGAAGTTGTTCAGCATGAGCGACGACGAGTACAGCACGCTCGAGGAGCGCGCCATGGACACCATCAACGAGATCATGCTGATCTCCAACACCGGGGTCGAACTGGCCAAGTTCCGGCGGGCCAACCCCGGCGACGACCTGATGACCAGCATCGTCAACGCCGAGGTGGACGGGCACCGGCTCACCGACGAGGAGATCGGCGCATTCCTGATCCTGCTGGCCTCGGCGGGCAACGACACCACCAAGCAGACCACCACCCACGCGATGATGGCGCTCGCGGCCAACCCCGAGCAGAAGCAGTGGCTGCTCGAGGACTACGACGCCCGGATCGGTTTGGCCACCGAGGAATTCGTGCGGTGGGCCACGCCGGTGCTGCAGTTCGCGCGGTTCGCCACCGAGGACGTCGAGGTGGGCGGGCAGTTGATCTCGGCCGGCGACAAGGTGGGCCTGTTCTACTGTTCGGCCAACCGCGACGAGGCGGTGTTCGACAACCCCGGCAAGTTCGACCTGTCCCGCTCGCCGAACCCGCAGGTGGGCTTCGGCGGCGGGGGCCCGCACTTCTGCCTGGGCAATCAGCTGGCGAAAACCGAACTGCGCCATCTGTTCCGGGAGTTGTTGACCCGGCTGAAGCGGGTGGAGTTCGGCGAACCCGACCTGCTGTACAGCAGCTTCGTGCACGGCGTGAAGCGGCTGCCGGCGCACATCCAGTAG
- a CDS encoding TetR/AcrR family transcriptional regulator: MKESTLPDHDDPADEQNSSRQRILHATAEVLARNGQTKLSLSEVAAQAGVSRPTLYRWFASKDDLLSAFGAFEQRGFDAGIAEATAGLRGSERLDAALRYIVSFQRSYSGVRLIDVEPGAAIARLARVIPVMRSGLERMLPGPNGAEKAATAVRVAVSHYIVRSDDADQFLAQLRHAVGIKP, from the coding sequence GTGAAGGAATCGACGCTGCCCGATCACGACGACCCCGCCGACGAACAGAACTCCTCGCGGCAGCGCATCCTGCACGCGACCGCCGAGGTGTTGGCCCGCAACGGGCAGACCAAGCTCAGCCTGTCCGAGGTGGCCGCCCAGGCCGGGGTGTCGCGCCCCACGCTGTACCGCTGGTTCGCCTCCAAGGACGACCTGCTCTCCGCCTTCGGCGCGTTCGAACAGCGGGGCTTCGACGCGGGCATCGCCGAGGCCACCGCGGGTCTGCGCGGCAGCGAGCGGCTCGATGCGGCGCTGCGCTACATCGTCTCGTTCCAGCGGTCGTACTCCGGGGTCCGCCTCATCGATGTCGAACCCGGCGCCGCGATCGCGCGGCTGGCCAGGGTCATCCCGGTCATGCGCTCGGGCCTCGAGCGCATGCTGCCCGGCCCCAACGGCGCCGAGAAGGCCGCCACGGCGGTGCGGGTCGCGGTGTCGCACTACATCGTTCGCAGCGACGACGCCGATCAGTTCCTCGCCCAACTGCGGCACGCGGTCGGCATCAAGCCTTGA
- a CDS encoding acyl-CoA dehydrogenase family protein produces the protein MDFSRVTLSQDDQAFQDDLRACLAELVTDEVIRRDRETGENFDETVHLGLGERGLLAADFNDESAGGFSRLRRRMWELEIGRAHTPWFHWGTTAMVAHVVAKFADDQLAREVMPGVLSGHIRLCLGYTEPDGGSDVATCKTRAVRDGDGWIINGAKMFTSNAHNAQFVFLLTNTAPEAPKHQSLTMFLVPLDTPGIEIQGLRTIDGDRTNIVYYSDVRVDDRYRIGEINGGWTVMRVALDAEHGVMEQDSDGLQKIAMMSEHALLMAEAVDRTAAVVGATGPDGARRIDDEAVQYRLGRSVARMEAALSAPEMYGRVAIVATMREIAPELMDLLGTAGLLPAETPGAADDGAAEHVFRLSGPSGIYGGTLEVFRNMIATHALGLGKPNYSPPAQRVKA, from the coding sequence GTGGACTTCTCGCGCGTCACGCTGTCGCAGGACGATCAGGCGTTCCAGGACGACCTGCGGGCCTGTCTGGCCGAACTCGTCACCGATGAGGTTATCCGTCGGGACCGGGAGACCGGCGAGAACTTCGACGAGACCGTCCATCTGGGCCTCGGCGAGCGGGGCCTGCTGGCCGCCGACTTCAACGACGAGAGCGCCGGCGGCTTCAGTCGACTGCGCCGCCGGATGTGGGAGTTGGAGATCGGCCGCGCGCACACGCCGTGGTTCCACTGGGGCACCACGGCCATGGTGGCCCACGTGGTGGCCAAGTTCGCCGACGACCAACTGGCTCGAGAGGTCATGCCCGGCGTCCTGTCCGGTCACATCCGGCTGTGCCTGGGCTACACCGAACCCGACGGCGGCTCCGACGTGGCCACCTGCAAGACGCGTGCGGTGCGCGATGGCGACGGTTGGATCATCAATGGCGCCAAGATGTTCACCTCCAACGCGCACAACGCGCAGTTCGTGTTCCTGTTGACGAACACCGCGCCCGAGGCGCCCAAACATCAGAGCCTGACGATGTTCCTGGTGCCGCTGGACACCCCGGGCATCGAGATCCAGGGGCTGCGGACCATCGACGGCGACCGCACCAACATCGTCTACTACAGCGATGTGCGGGTCGACGACCGCTACCGCATCGGCGAGATCAACGGCGGCTGGACCGTGATGCGGGTCGCACTGGACGCCGAACACGGTGTGATGGAACAGGATTCGGACGGTCTGCAGAAGATCGCGATGATGTCAGAACACGCGCTGCTGATGGCCGAGGCGGTGGACCGCACGGCCGCCGTCGTCGGCGCCACGGGCCCGGACGGTGCTCGCCGGATCGATGACGAGGCGGTGCAATACCGGCTCGGTCGCAGCGTCGCGCGCATGGAGGCCGCGCTGAGCGCCCCGGAGATGTACGGGCGCGTCGCGATCGTGGCCACCATGCGCGAGATCGCCCCGGAGTTGATGGACCTTCTCGGCACCGCCGGTCTGCTACCGGCGGAGACGCCCGGGGCGGCGGACGACGGCGCCGCCGAGCACGTGTTCCGGCTGTCGGGACCGTCCGGGATCTACGGCGGCACGCTGGAGGTGTTCCGCAACATGATCGCCACCCACGCCCTCGGGCTGGGCAAGCCGAACTACTCGCCGCCGGCGCAGCGCGTCAAGGCTTGA
- a CDS encoding DUF427 domain-containing protein: MSLVAGRGPFGSDPAGWFSAPVPADVVFVEPHPRRVRALLGETAVIDTEDVLLVHRLGRPLSYAFPAAEIADLPCEPVAEAPGYVTVPWDAVDGWFEEGRRLVHYPPNPYHRVDCRPTQRGLRVSVGDTTLVDTTDTVIVFETSLEPRLYVDPAAVRTDLLHRTETTSYCNYKGYATYWGVTLADGTTVEDIAWSYDDPLPESLPIKGFLSFDAERVQLLAELPA, encoded by the coding sequence ATGAGCCTGGTTGCCGGGCGCGGCCCGTTCGGCAGCGATCCGGCGGGCTGGTTCTCCGCCCCGGTCCCCGCCGACGTCGTCTTCGTCGAACCGCACCCGCGCCGCGTGCGGGCGCTGCTCGGCGAGACCGCCGTGATCGACACCGAGGATGTGTTGCTGGTGCACCGGCTGGGCCGGCCGCTGAGCTACGCCTTCCCGGCGGCCGAGATCGCCGATCTGCCTTGCGAACCCGTCGCCGAGGCCCCGGGCTACGTCACGGTGCCGTGGGACGCCGTCGACGGTTGGTTCGAGGAGGGCCGCCGGCTGGTGCACTACCCGCCCAACCCGTACCACCGCGTCGACTGCCGCCCCACCCAGCGGGGTCTGCGCGTCAGCGTCGGCGATACGACGCTGGTGGACACCACCGACACCGTCATCGTGTTCGAGACGTCCCTGGAACCCCGGCTCTACGTCGACCCCGCGGCGGTGCGCACGGACCTGCTGCACCGCACCGAGACCACCAGCTACTGCAACTACAAGGGGTACGCGACGTACTGGGGCGTCACCCTCGCCGACGGCACCACCGTCGAGGACATCGCGTGGAGCTACGACGACCCGCTGCCGGAGTCGCTGCCCATCAAGGGCTTCCTGAGCTTCGACGCCGAGCGGGTGCAACTGCTCGCCGAGCTGCCGGCCTAG